The genome window ATATGCGACGCTATTTAGAGTTAGAGCAAGCAAAGGCGCTAACGATTATTGCTGCTTCGCGATCGCGCCAACTGACGTTTTTAATTCGCCAACTGCTACTGGTGGAGCAACAACTTCGCGCCCAAGAGCTGCCACTACGGCAAAATCTCCGCCTTGGATGGTATTTAGGGCGATTTCAGGCTCATTTTCGCGGACGGATGAATCCTCGTCGGGCCAGAATTGCAGAATATTTAGCGTCTCCTGATCAATTGGATGAGGTTGCCATTTCCTTACTGAAAAAACTGTTATTCGCGACAGGAACTGCTGGCGCACAGCGTTTATGGTGTAGTTTATTTGATGGAGAAATAAGATGACGATTCGCCGTCAATACAGTTTACCGAACTGTTCTTTAATCCTTGATGGCTGGACAGGAGACGTAAATTTTAACGAAGACGGGAATGGACGCCCCTTGATGTCAATTTTGGTCAATGCCGAATGCCGCTTCCTTGCCGAAGAACATCAGTCATCCGTCTTACAAGGCGATCGCGATTTTCTGGAAAGTTTAGTCCGAGTTGTCAATAATTACGCGCAATCGGTTCTGAGTGGACTCACTCCGG of Cyanobacteria bacterium GSL.Bin1 contains these proteins:
- a CDS encoding DUF3038 domain-containing protein translates to MSQSSANVMTNDRPSEPPKPWLWDHLPNYPISVRGCSPRTAQEIDLLLLALEALELASSERMLATAKDLNLTDLIPNRVVLWRLRCTNPWRRSYMRRYLELEQAKALTIIAASRSRQLTFLIRQLLLVEQQLRAQELPLRQNLRLGWYLGRFQAHFRGRMNPRRARIAEYLASPDQLDEVAISLLKKLLFATGTAGAQRLWCSLFDGEIR